One Ictalurus furcatus strain D&B chromosome 25, Billie_1.0, whole genome shotgun sequence DNA window includes the following coding sequences:
- the rp1l1b gene encoding titin → MLDDDIEKRVLVNKDGSLSMEMKVRFRLLNDETLHCSTEIKKSSCTFNVSFPGQDNVYYPQCGHGESCSEAESLSASEADDVYITKLYQKHLEAPHCQHCCTHCQEYDIWKNPAHSEQESLRHIGSTSSSAPSHKIKCKKGSVDSVHTTSCEEYTEQVVEKATCIQQTVGEGDKGDTTVQYCTISRCSSRSEVYSVSAKAKKAGYTDEKYGKNESIHGFAEEEKRPVPSKDLKQDQMSVPITQVSTEDERPLSVETNSSDILASLKEDEDNEETDLSPSNSRASQSSKENDEQTKNAVVSSYSFIPCKPLGSPKQSLSHRTSSTASCCSVKSKTLRKFVVTETQENVNRDKNNTPSSTPHRCQHKESTDDTTEEKLEAINQSEDILDETDVLDTETDVRAQKSVSDLSKTCDDTSDYTIERSQTNEKGRSSAMSTPPNPHADLTISNTCVVTEQEFGNLKDPTVGHAKNKTEESADVTHEEKVAIAMSPKSNVSARSSRSRLSEVACKERKTAELQKGESAQSVMSVHSNASTISKQSTVSELLDNETEDQTEEVMPCALSKISRSSKMSDLETSELREMEDQIEDRSPSIMFVKSSISESTPVKLVKVQSSESLTSSLSTNISVESITSKISEGTPVDMDNRLLMERVPTAMSAKSDVSIKSKTSNILDISPHDSNVAEEATEDRAPSTKSNKSNTSSRSNASKISLVATEEADVVEEKRLKRPSSVMSSKSDVSVKSKTSNILDISPHDSNVVEEATEDRAPSAKSNKSNTSSRSNASKISLVAPEEADVVEEKRLKRPSSVMSSKSDVSVKSKTSNILDISPHDSNVVEEAPEDRAPSAKSNKSNTSSRSNASKISLVAPEEADVVEEKRLKRPSSVMSSKSDVSVKSKTSNILDISPHDSNVVEEAPEDRAPSAKSNKSNTSSRSNASKISLVAPEEADVVEEKRLKSPSSVRSSKSAASLRSTKSKLRDEKDDITAEKTEQLQDRYITRVMPSKPSDSELSKKTKTFEATLDKSGDFEDNSEEQAPSTMATMSNTPTKSNKSEMLEMGMGEKEERPLTATSSKSKKSEKCMISEAVQACDHSEERPAGIISSTSVKSKRSVVSDAPCEHEEEETKQTGRKSQNALSVRSQRSRESKASEASRTNTGNEDNRERAQSAMSCISILSDRSNLAPDGVDNTGSTEDLLKETESAYEETKDDRAASAMSSKSQMSSLSNKSKDVTQERAPTSMSEKSKVSIKPKNSKMDQSKDEGEEKHERISISASPNFSMSARSKKNESLAVVSPAEMENQHTERTLSAMSGKSNTSKTSKKKKEELVERSPSALSAKSNTSVRSKESDTQSNRPMDKIHHITISPKSSTSAKDEKLDFSIISNNSPKVDVKSEKTWDMSDMSPKSSVSSRSVKSNISALDGGQTVGVSLNEKSDSVLSGLKISMTENLNNAYNEGRASSALSKKSNTSSVHHTSERVLTPASTSVSIGIVDEYDVDYAEEDNSVSLASVNSTPQLKSKTDVYCKDSSKMIENKNQQCMQTPDDRAKSSLTAETIVSDKSKESECTHKNCSQPVTDNEMANNKSIKKNTKKSSSRSLCSRSAHSDFDSSKTKDRNSPAVTDRPKSNMSNTMLHLEVNGQSANAKCNSVGERSKSNLSSDEEEISRLHSTAVLITSVSTDNEPVISVDVSNRRSSPSNENANKLNTTRDLNVCGRTCNGSLVSTDCSRDVSDNKSEKNSNSSCRHSSSSMTQEVDNNSSELVPSILPSSSPTEVVNEWLKKIPLDSDLYDVGDEFHENCEEEELLKMSGKVTQYERGKGSEGDTDAAVLRPQNEQLGVEEIENNESKVGDVKETAKDVAVVENIQPCTFPDVPSSVQLMRILLSPKLDRCNSLPEVSPVYGRKLSTSARGFLDSLVNLQLLDLDPNDVNGKAEKYNDLMDTLQSLWLCDTSDRVAITQKSKFNNQQFKDEEFNVKPSSGVDITSSSQDSGTSSVNESTVTQKSRTNIEGEDIEILTKVHEIDKTETVFEGIETKSDSATPDIASRVQWTPENEAEENLQDSNILSAVSDFTIRNDYSPREPPDTVSISNKSSGNDSNANQKLTDHEEDTSSESPSLEQMAQLTEKVSQDPDPVWVLNLLNKIEKQFMTHYITAMAEFKVRWNLNDNEQLDAMICELRDEVHKRIQASINNELRKFQGHTGRPRPPKETMSRESSILTEQRRRRLKVHLNQSIDTGSGILMNDLGNQGNDDEYCPCDTCMKKKTSSKPALAMEVLNFAPHAPLMTDFDLRKILNFKRKAPSNSKENVKETDIEDASNTQPNKSEQQNNDQPMREGNNTSRALEQESPIVGGELGDHVELRNGTNADPTTEDENAQSGLADMVTEIKITEAVEEVCDELPEGQESVEDETVREEHTLEAGTAKDNMAIEVGTVGEHEVTEGESTGGKGTEVQTSDAETGDETAEDKTLDKKESMGESTSEDNEAAEGDISESEPEEEGEIPDEEKEKHEDAKTETTWKNMLVKPDIAVEAESTKGDAAGKEVATIATEEPKIKSEIIEDVKEAEHKSDGIMYLEDGTDEEDDTAEAEKSESTDNEETDEKNESAEEDVSIKKTSKESGEDDLFDEEMISEPEEDGDITDHESAEEANPINNESEKGETDNDELDAEGKTTKTETAADEELADNETAEYRENFYDGALDRTEIIKVKTAEIGETNNNVTTKDGEMSVDKVADVGETSEANAAEDNDYESAEDAETSKAQTAENTSDDETAENGETPKAKISEDGEVTDDEIANDAGAADGVTGDTETADDRDTDDDEISEIEEMFCNETVDNGVTAKAKNMKPHNMKKATEYEETHDDGTSEDGDSAGAVVADNEETAEATEESENNNDDESTEEPEGAKTKVAEETVDSEIIEAGEAHTKALKQFVGDKMNIDNVQKTEGEQTNDENANDETAEDTEMDRNQSEEDGETADDEADIGEIADDGRAEHGETPNNNTANDGTAEKYGMEEVDETTEAETAEDGEKDDDGRTDGQIGDEVTDDEAITGTENEENEETAEAETGEDIETADNGTIEDGDTADERKAEDEELSENEIAQNGEIAKGRIEVYDQTDDIESLENGETAGEVNGETHEKNTDEAVINSHNVKTKQNSEMMSINQDAEMLESNRYNVNIYSVNNRESDEGGDEAEDETEPIVETDERAFYQGLKIPAMQSTKWSLHKDVHADERTIAPFDSAVKMYPASEDGEDADGEESETEVHNKGGSVENEEDG, encoded by the coding sequence ATGCTGGATGATGACATCGAGAAGCGGGTGCTTGTCAATAAAGATGGTAGCTTGTCAATGGAGATGAAAGTACGGTTTCGACTGCTAAATGACGAGACATTGCACTGCTCTACTGAAATTAAGAAATCCTCATGCACTTTTAATGTGTCCTTTCCGGGACAAGACAATGTGTACTATCCCCAATGTGGCCATGGTGAAAGTTGTTCAGAGGCAGAGTCCCTGTCTGCTAGTGAAGCTGATGATGTTTACATTACCAAACTTTACCAGAAGCATTTGGAGGCGCCACACTGTCAACACTGCTGCACTCACTGTCAGGAGTATGACATTTGGAAAAATCCAGCCCATAGTGAACAGGAATCTCTGAGACACATTGGGTCCACTAGCTCAAGTGCACcatcacataaaataaaatgcaaaaagggATCTGTCGACAGTGTGCATACCACGTCATGTGAGGAATACACTGAGCAGGTAGTAGAAAAGGCAACCTGCATTCAGCAGACTGTTGGGGAGGGGGACAAGGGTGACACCACAGTTCAATACTGTACCATTAGTCGTTGCTCTAGTCGTAGTGAAGTGTATTCAGTTTCTGCAAAGGCAAAGAAAGCAGGCTATACTGATGAGAAGTatggaaaaaatgaaagcaTTCATGGATTTGCTGAAGAGGAGAAAAGACCTGTTCCATCTAAAGATTTAAAGCAAGATCAGATGAGTGTCCCGATTACCCAGGTTTCAACAGAAGATGAAAGGCCTTTATCAGTTGAAACCAATTCCTCAGATATCCTGGCATCTCTTAAAGAGGATGAAGATAATGAGGAAACTGATCTCTCTCCAAGTAATTCCAGAGCATCCCAAAGTAGTAAGGAGAATGATGAACAAACCAAAAATGCTGTAGTGAGCTCATATTCATTCATACCTTGTAAGCCACTGGGATCTCCAAAGCAGTCATTATCACATAGGACATCAAGCACCGCTTCATGTTGTTCGGTGAAATCAAAAACCCTCAGAAAGTTTGTAGTCACAGAAACACAGGAAAATGTGAACCGAGATAAAAACAATACACCGTCATCTACACCACATAGGTGTCAACATAAAGAATCAACAGATGACACAACTGAAGAGAAATTGGAGGCAATTAATCAATCAGAAGATATCTTAGATGAAACTGATGTCCTTGATACAGAAACTGACGTGAGAGCTCAAAAATCAGTATCTGATTTGTCAAAAACATGTGATGATACTTCAGATTATACTATAGAACGTTctcaaacaaatgaaaaggGAAGATCAAGTGCCATGTCTACACCACCAAATCCACATGCAGACTTAACTATATCCAATACTTGTGTTGTAACTGAACAAGAATTTGGGAATTTGAAAGATCCAACTGTAGgacatgcaaaaaacaaaactgaagaaTCAGCTGACGTCACTCATGAAGAGAAAGTAgcaattgccatgtcacctaaATCAAATGTTTCAGCAAGATCAAGCAGGTCCAGATTGTCAGAGGTGGcatgtaaagaaagaaagacagctgAACTACAAAAAGGGGAAAGTGCCCAGAGTGTAATGTCTGTACATTCCAATGCATCTACAATCTCAAAACAGTCAACAGTTTCAGAACTACTAGATAAtgagactgaagaccagacagaGGAGGTAATGCCTTGTGCGTTGTCAAAGATATCAAGATCATCAAAAATGTCAGACCTGGAGACCTCTGAGTTAAGAGAAATGGAAGACCAAATAGAAGACAGATCTCCTAGCATCATGTTTGTAAAATCTAGTATATCAGAATCCACTCCTGTAAAACTTGTGAAAGTACAGTCGTCTGAAAGTCTAACAAGTTCTTTGTCAACCAACATATCAGTTGAATCAATAACATCAAAAATATCAGAAGGAACACCAGTAGACATGGATAATAGACTGTTAATGGAGCGAGTACCAACTGCCATGTCTGCTAAATCTGATGTTTCTATAAAatctaaaacatcaaatattttGGACATCAGCCCTCATGATAGTAATGTAGCAGAAGAGGCAACAGAGGACCGTGCTCCAAGCACAAAGTCAAATAAGTCCAATACCTCATCAAGGTCAAATGCATCAAAGATTTCACTAGTGGCCACAGAAGAAGCAGATGTTGTAGAGGAGAAAAGGTTAAAAAGACCCTCAAGTGTCATGTCTTCTAAATCTGATGTTTCTGTAAAatctaaaacatcaaatattttGGACATCAGCCCTCATGATAGTAATGTAGTAGAAGAGGCAACAGAGGACCGTGCTCCAAGCGCAAAGTCAAATAAGTCCAATACCTCATCAAGGTCAAATGCATCAAAGATTTCACTAGTGGCCCCTGAAGAAGCAGATGTTGTAGAGGAGAAAAGGTTAAAAAGACCCTCAAGTGTCATGTCCTCTAAATCTGATGTTTCTGTAAAatctaaaacatcaaatattttGGACATCAGCCCTCATGATAGTAATGTAGTAGAAGAGGCACCAGAGGACCGTGCTCCAAGCGCAAAGTCCAATAAGTCCAATACCTCATCAAGGTCAAATGCATCGAAGATTTCACTAGTGGCCCCTGAAGAAGCAGATGTTGTAGAGGAGAAAAGGTTAAAAAGACCCTCAAGTGTCATGTCTTCTAAATCTGATGTTTCTGTAAAatctaaaacatcaaatattttGGACATCAGCCCTCATGATAGTAATGTAGTAGAAGAGGCACCAGAGGACCGTGCTCCAAGCGCAAAGTCCAATAAGTCCAATACCTCATCAAGGTCAAATGCATCGAAGATTTCACTAGTGGCCCCTGAAGAAGCAGATGTTGTAGAGGAGAAAAGGTTAAAAAGCCCCTCAAGTGTCAGGTCTTCTAAATCTGCTGCTTCTCTAAGATCAACAAAATCCAAACTGAGAGATGAAAAAGATGATATTACAGCTGAAAAGACAGAGCAATTGCAAGACAGATACATAACAAGGGTTATGCCTTCTAAACCCAGTGATTCAGAACTATCTAAGAAAACTAAAACTTTTGAGGCTACACTGGACAAGTCTGGTGATTTTGAAGACAACTCAGAAGAGCAGGCTCCTAGCACAATGGCCACGATGTCAAATACCCCTACAAAATCAAACAAGTCAGAAATGTTAGAAATGGGTATGGGGGAAAAAGAGGAAAGACCTCTAACTGCAACATCTTCAAAATccaaaaaatcagaaaaatgtaTGATTTCAGAAGCAGTACAAGCATGTGACCATTCAGAAGAGAGACCAGCAGGCATTATATCCAGTACATCAGTTAAATCTAAGAGGTCAGTAGTTTCTGATGCCCCATGTGAACATGAGGaggaagaaacaaaacaaactggtAGAAAATCTCAAAATGCATTGTCAGTAAGATCTCAAAGATCTAGAGAGTCAAAAGCATCAGAGGCTTCTAGAACAAACACTGGCAATGAAGACAATAGAGAACGAGCACAAAGCGCCATGTCTTGTATATCCATTCTTTCAGATAGATCTAACCTTGCACCTGATGGGGTAGATAATACAGGATCAACTGAAGATTTACTTAAGGAAACTGAAAGTGCATATGAGGAAACAAAAGATGACAGGGCTGCAAGTGCTATGTCTTCTAAATCTCAAATGTCCTCTCTATCCAACAAGTCCAAAGACGTAACCCAGGAAAGAGCACCAACCTCTATGTCAGAAAAATCTAAGGTTTCTATAAAACCTAAAAACTCAAAGATGGACCAATCTAAGGATGAAGGTGAAGAAAAGCATGAAAGAATTTCCATTTCAGCTTCACCCAACTTCAGTATGTCTGCAAGATCTAAAAAGAATGAATCTTTAGCAGTTGTATCTCCTGCAGAAATGGAAAATCAACATACAGAGAGAACTCTAAGTGCCATGTCTGGAAAATCAAATACATCTAAAACatcaaagaaaaagaaggaagaatTGGTAGAAAGATCTCCTAGTGCACTCTCTGCTAAATCTAACACCTCAGTCAGATCAAAGGAGTCAGATACACAATCAAACAGGCCAATGGACAAAATACATCATATCACCATTTCTCCTAAATCTAGTACTTCTGCCAAAGATGAAAAACTTGACTTTTCTATAATATCAAATAATTCTCCAAAGGTTGATGTCAAATCTGAGAAAACCTGGGATATGTCTGACATGTCTCCCAAATCCAGTGTATCATCTAGATCGGTGAAATCTAATATTTCAGCTTTGGATGGTGGACAGACTGTCGGTGTAAGTTTGAATGAAAAATCTGATAGTGTGCTGTCTGGTTTAAAGATATCTATGACAGAAAACTTAAATAATGCTTATAATGAAGGGAGGGCTTCCAGTGCTTTGTCTAAAAAATCTAATACCAGTTCAGTGCACCACACTTCTGAAAGAGTTTTAACTCCAGCAAGCACTTCAGTATCCATTGGGATTGTAGATGAATATGATGTTGATTATGCTGAAGAGGACAACAGTGTTTCTCTGGCCTCAGTAAATTCTACTCCACAATTAAAGTCAAAAACTGATGTGTATTGCAAAGATTCATCAAaaatgattgaaaacaaaaatcagCAATGCATGCAAACACCAGATGACAGAGCTAAAAGTTCATTGACAGCAGAGACAATTGTCTCAGACAAATCCAAGGAATCTGAATGTACTCACAAGAACTGTTCCCAGCCAGTAACAGACAATGAGATGGCAAACAATAAATCTAtaaaaaagaacacaaagaaATCTTCCAGTCGCAGTTTGTGTAGCAGGTCTGCTCATTCAGATTTTGATTCATCTAAAACTAAAGACAGAAATTCTCCAGCAGTGACTGACAGACCAAAAAGTAATATGTCCAATACAATGTTACATTTGGAAGTAAATGGACAAAGTGCTAATGCTAAATGTAACAGTGTAGGTGAGCGTTCAAAAAGCAATCTATCAAGTGATGAGGAAGAGATTTCAAGGCTGCATTCAACAGCTGTGCTTATTACCTCAGTTTCAACAGATAACGAGCCTGTTATTTCCGTTGATGTCTCTAATCGTCGATCATCTCCCTCAAATGAAAATGCCAACAAATTGAATACAACCAGAGATTTAAATGTATGTGGTAGAACCTGTAATGGGTCCTTGGTTTCTACAGATTGTAGTAGGGACGTCAGTGAtaacaaaagtgaaaaaaacagTAACTCCAGTTGCAGACACAGCAGCAGCTCTATGACACAGGAGGTAGATAATAACTCCTCTGAGTTAGTCCCATCTATCTTACCTAGCTCTTCTCCTACTGAAGTAGTGAATGAATGGTTGAAGAAAATTCCACTAGATAGTGATTTATATGATGTTGGGGATGAATTCCATGAGAACTGTGAGGAAGAAGAACTATTAAAGATGTCAGGAAAAGTGACACAGTATGAAAGAGGGAAGGGAAGTGAGGGAGATACTGATGCAGCTGTGCTCAGGCCACAAAATGAACAACTAGGAGTTGAAGAAATTGAGAATAATGAGAGCAAAGTAGGTGACGTGAAGGAAACTGCCAAAGACGTGGCGGTTGTAGAAAACATTCAACCCTGCACTTTTCCTGATGTCCCTTCTTCTGTCCAACTTATGAGAATTTTACTTAGTCCCAAACTTGACAGATGTAATAGTTTACCAGAGGTATCTCCTGTGTATGGAAGAAAACTTAGCACGTCAGCAAGAGGATTTTTAGACAGCCTTGTAAACCTTCAGTTGCTAGATTTGGATCCGAATGATGTAAATGGCAAAGCTGAAAAGTACAATGATCTCATGGACACGCTTCAGTCCCTTTGGCTTTGTGACACTTCTGACAGAGTGGCCATCACACAGAAAAGCAAATTTAACAATCAACAGTTTAAGGATGAAGAATTCAATGTCAAGCCATCCTCAGGGGTAGATATTACCAGTAGCTCCCAAGACTCTGGAACAAGCAGTGTTAATGAGAGCACAGTGACTCAAAAATCTCGAACAAATATAGAGGGTGAAGACATTGAGATACTGACAAAGGTACATGAGATTGATAAAACAGAGACAGTTTTTGAAGGGATAGAAACGAAATCTGATTCAGCTACCCCAGATATTGCAAGTCGGGTCCAGTGGACACCAGAGAATGAGGCAGAAGAAAATTTGCAAGACAGCAACATTCTTTCAGCTGTCTCAGATTTCACAATAAGAAACGATTATAGTCCAAGAGAACCACCTGACACAGTATCCATATCAAACAAGAGCTCTGGAAATGACAGTAATGCTAATCAAAAGCTAACTGATCATGAGGAAGACACAAGTTCAGAATCCCCATCATTAGAGCAAATGGCTCAGTTAACAGAAAAGGTTTCACAAGATCCTGATCCTGTTTGGGTTCTGAATCtcttaaataaaatagaaaagcaGTTTATGACACATTATATCACTGCAATGGCTGAATTTAAGGTACGTTGGAACTTAAATGACAATGAGCAGCTTGATGCCATGATATGTGAATTAAGAGATGAAGTCCATAAAAGAATACAAGCCAGCATAAACAATGAACTCAGAAAATTTCAGGGTCATACAGGAAGACCTAGACCACCAAAAGAAACCATGTCACGTGAATCAAGTATTTTAACCGAACAAAGGCGCAGGCGTCTAAAAGTACATCTCAACCAGTCCATAGATACAGGATCAGGAATACTGATGAATGATTTAGGTAATCAAGGAAATGATGATGAATACTGCCCATGTGACACTTGCATGAAAAAGAAAACGTCATCAAAGCCTGCATTAGCAATGGAGGTCTTAAATTTTGCTCCACATGCTCCACTGATGACAGACTTTGATTTGAGAAAAATTCtcaattttaaaagaaaagctccctCAAATAGCAAAGAAAATGTGAAGGAAACTGACATTGAGGATGCTTCTAATACACAACCAAATAAATCTGAACAACAGAACAATGATCAGCCAATGAGAGAGGGCAATAATACCTCTAGGGCTCTTGAACAAGAAAGCCCTATAGTTGGTGGGGAGCTTGGGGACCATGTGGAATTAAGAAATGGAACTAATGCAGATCCAACTACAGAAGATGAAAATGCTCAGAGTGGACTAGCAGATATGgtaactgaaattaaaataacagaGGCTGTGGAGGAAGTTTGTGATGAACTGCCTGAGGGACAAGAGTCTGTGGAAGATGAAACTGTAAGAGAAGAGCACACACTAGAAGCTGGAACTGCAAAAGATAATATGGCAATTGAGGTTGGTACAGTTGGAGAACATGAAGTAACTGAAGGAGAATCAACAGGGGGAAAAGGGACTGAAGTTCAAACATCAGATGCTGAAACAGGAGATGAGACAGCTGAAGATAAAACATTAGACAAAAAAGAGTCAATGGGAGAAAGTACAAGTGAAGACAATGAGGCTGCAGAAGGGGACATTTCTGAATCTGAACCTGAGGAAGAAGGAGAAATACCTGATGAGGAAAAAGAGAAGCATGAGGATGCTAAAACTGAAACTACATGGAAGAACATGCTAGTGAAACCTGATATAGCAGTAGAGGCAGAATCAACTAAAGGGGATGCAGCTGGGAAAGAAGTAGCTACAATTGCAACAGAGGAGCCAAAAATAAAGTCTGAAATAATAGAGGATGTAAAAGAAGCTGAACATAAATCAGATGGAATAATGTATCTAGAAGATGGAacagatgaagaagatgataCTGCAGAGGCAGAGAAAAGTGAAAGTACAGATAATGAAGAAACAGATGAGAAGAACGAGTCAGCTGAGGAAGATGTATCTATAAAGAAAACAAGCAAAGAGAGTGGTGAAGATGACTTATTCGATGAGGAAATGATCAGTGAACCTGAAGAAGATGGAGATATAACTGATCATGAGTCTGCAGAAGAGGCTAATCCAATCAACAATGAATCAGAAAAAGGAGAAACAGACAATGATGAATTAGATGCTGAAGGAAAGACAACCAAAACTGAAACAGCAGCAGATGAAGAACTAGCTGATAATGAAACAGCTGAATATAGAGAAAACTTTTATGATGGTGCATTAGATAGAACAGAGATAATTAAAGTCAAGACTGCAGAAATTGgagaaacaaataataatgtaacaaCCAAAGATGGAGAGATGTCTGTAGACAAAGTTGCAGATGTTGGAGAAACGAGTGAAGCTAACGCAGCAGAAGACAATGATTATGAAAGTGCAGAAGATGCAGAAACAAGTAAAGCTCAAACAGCAGAAAATACATCAGATGATGAAACAGCAGAAAATGGAGAAACACCTAAAGCTAAAATCTCTGAAGATGGAGAGGTAACTGATGATGAAATTGCTAACGATGCAGGAGCAGCTGATGGAGTGACAGGTGACACTGAAACAGCAGATGATAGAGATACAGatgatgatgaaatatcagaaattgaagaaatgttttgtaatgaaaCAGTAGATAATGGAGTCACAGCTAAAGCCAAGAATATGAAGCCACATAATATGAAGAAAGCCACAGAATATGAAGAAACACATGACGATGGAACATCAGAAGATGGAGACTCTGCTGGAGCTGTAGTGGCAGATAATGAAGAGACAGCTGAAGCAACAGAAGAAAGcgaaaataataatgatgatgaaagcACAGAAGAGCCAGAGGGGGCTAAAACTAAAGTAGCAGAAGAGACAGTTGATAGTGAAATAATTGAAGCTGGAGAAGCACATACTAAAGCTTTAAAGCAGTTTGTTGGAGACAAAATGAACATTGACAATGTACAGAAAACTGAAGGTGAACAAACAAATGATGAAAATGCAAATGATGAAACTGCAGAAGATACAGAGATGGATAGAAATCAAAGTGAAGAAGATGGTGAAACAGCTGATGATGAAGCAGACATTGGAGAAATAGCTGATGATGGAAGAGCAGAACATGGAGAAACACCAAATAACAATACAGCTAATGATGGAACAGCAGAGAAGTATGGCATGGAAGAGGTTGATGAGACAACTGAAGCTGAAACAGCAGAGGATGGAGAAAAAGATGATGATGGAAGAACAGACGGACAGATAGGTGATGAAGTAACTGATGATGAAGCAATCACTGGAACTGAAAATGAAGAGAATGAAGAGACAGCTGAGGCTGAAACAGGAGAAGATATAGAAACAGCTGATAATGGAACAATAGAAGATGGAGATACAGCTGATGAGAGAAAAGCAGAAGATGAAGAGCTTTCTGAAAATGAAATAGCACAGAATGGAGAAATTGCTAAAGGAAGAATAGAAGTGTATGACCAAACAGATGATATTGAAAGTTTAGAAAATGGAGAAACAGCTGGAGAAGTGAATGGagaaacacatgaaaaaaacaCTGATGAAGCAGTCATCAATTCTCACaatgttaaaacaaaacaaaactcagaGATGATGAGTATAAATCAAGATGCAGAGATGTTGGAAAGTAACAGATATAATGTAAATATCTATTCGGTAAACAATAGAGAGTCAGATGAAGGAGGAGATGAAGCTGAGGATGAAACTGAACCTATTGTTGAAACAGATGAAAGAGCTTTTTATCAAGGGCTAAAAATTCCTGCTATGCAGTCTACAAAATGGTCACTGCATAAAGATGTCCATGCTGATGAAAGGACAATAGCACCATTTGATtctgctgtgaaaatgtacCCAGCTTCTGAGGATGGGGAAGATGCTGATGGTGAAGAGTCAGAAACTGAAGTACACAACAAGGGTGGCAGTGTTGAAAATGAGGAAGACGGTTAA